The Vibrio tubiashii genome includes a window with the following:
- a CDS encoding AraC family transcriptional regulator, which translates to MSLAELMQQYVDLKGFDQLEGIAKTEIEGLYFYRSSQGNTRRPFVYQSGVIVLGQGKKNIYLGNQPVQYGPDDYLVVGVPMPLECEAIAVDGEPLLGLSIDIDPQVLHRLVNKLETMNCYKPCADGSVRSGLKSVAMDDDMLGVCKRLMKALCNPIELAVLGDSLMEELAFRALMSKEGHVLFDLARHEGHYARVAKALDYLHQNYTASVTVQDLAEQANMSVSAFHQAFRSVTLASPIQYIKKVRLDKARELIQLEGVKVGEAARLVGYNSTSQFSREFKRHFNETPKAKLVS; encoded by the coding sequence ATGTCACTCGCCGAACTTATGCAGCAATACGTCGATTTGAAAGGTTTCGATCAACTCGAAGGGATTGCTAAAACAGAAATTGAAGGGCTCTACTTTTATCGAAGTAGTCAGGGAAACACGCGTCGGCCTTTTGTCTATCAATCTGGCGTTATTGTGCTGGGACAAGGTAAAAAGAACATCTACCTGGGCAATCAGCCTGTTCAATATGGACCTGATGACTATCTCGTTGTCGGCGTTCCAATGCCCTTAGAGTGTGAAGCTATTGCTGTCGATGGAGAGCCCTTGCTAGGTTTAAGTATCGACATCGACCCACAAGTATTACACCGACTCGTGAACAAACTGGAAACTATGAACTGTTACAAGCCATGCGCAGATGGCAGTGTGCGTTCCGGTCTTAAATCTGTGGCGATGGATGACGATATGCTCGGTGTCTGCAAAAGGCTGATGAAAGCACTCTGTAATCCTATCGAGCTAGCAGTGTTAGGCGATAGTTTGATGGAGGAGTTAGCGTTTAGAGCCTTAATGAGCAAAGAAGGTCATGTATTATTCGATCTTGCGCGCCATGAAGGTCACTACGCACGTGTGGCAAAAGCGCTAGATTACTTACATCAGAACTATACAGCTTCTGTAACAGTGCAAGATCTTGCTGAACAAGCAAACATGAGTGTTTCTGCGTTCCACCAAGCCTTTCGGAGTGTCACCTTAGCCTCTCCAATTCAATACATTAAAAAGGTACGACTAGATAAGGCGAGGGAGTTGATACAGTTAGAGGGGGTTAAAGTTGGAGAAGCGGCACGTTTAGTGGGGTATAACAGTACTTCTCAGTTCTCAAGGGAGTTTAAACGCCACTTTAATGAAACCCCGAAAGCCAAACTTGTTAGCTAA
- a CDS encoding chitinase C-terminal domain-containing protein, with translation MHKSTSGTARRVFTLSTLSASCLMAFNSYAAVDCNPLGVWDSATIYNTGDQVQHLGEGYQANYWTQGNDPAQTSGEWGHWQHLGACDAAGGNEPPTVSVTSPLASDVITQGDAVTISASASDVDGTVAKVEFSVDGVVVGQATQAPYSVTWTATVGSHQISAVSYDDAGAQSTVSSVTINVDSANPDNIAPTVDITLSTNSVDVGSLVTLTANAADADGSVDKVDFYVGGSLVGTAATAPYTLNYTTVQAGSLAVHAVATDNLGASTNSTPVTLVVNGVPPVANCRPDGLYQTQGVNVPYCTVYDGEGREQMGADHPRRVIGYFTSWRAGDDPQASYLVKDIPWEQLTHINYAFVGIGSDGKVNLGDVNDPNNAATSKEWPGVDIDPTLGFKGHFGALATYKQRYGVKTLISIGGWAETGGHFDANGNRVADGGFYTMTTNADGSINHAGIEKFAASAVEMMRTYKFDGLDIDYEYPTSMAGAGNPYDKAFMEPRRPYLWASYQELMKVLREKLDAASAQDGIHYMLTIAAPSSGYLLRGMETFDVTKYLDYVNIMSYDLHGAWNDHVGHNAALFDTGEDSELAQWNVYGTAAYGGIGYLNTDWAYHYFRGSMPAGRINIGVPYYTRGWQDVTGGTNGLWGRAALPNQAQCPEGTGEGEKNNCGNGAMGIDNMWHDKDPQGNEMGAGSGPMWHAKNLEKGIWGTYSAAYGLDPVNDPSDQLVGAYTRHYDSVAVAPWLWNAQKNVFLSTEDEASVSVKADYVINKEIGGIMFWELAGDYNCYLLENGQRTSVDLTEQSCVNGTGEYHMGNTMTKAIYDKFKSATPYGNKVSTGAIPTEAVDIAVTIGGFKVGDQNYPINPKVTFTNNTGQAIPGGTEFQFDIPVSAPDNAKDQSGGGLKVIASGHTRANNIGGLDGPMHRVAFSLPSWKELPAGGTYDLDMVYYLPISGPANYTVNLGGVDYAFKFEQPDLPLADLSNGANNGGNNGGNNGGNNGGNSGTVSVWEPGVTQAVNGDTYSYNGKCFVAKNNPGAWESPTQSNWFWDEVNCPQ, from the coding sequence ATGCATAAATCAACGTCAGGAACGGCTAGAAGAGTATTTACCCTTAGTACTCTTAGCGCGTCATGTTTAATGGCATTCAACAGTTATGCCGCAGTTGACTGTAACCCTCTCGGAGTTTGGGATTCAGCGACCATTTATAACACGGGTGATCAAGTTCAACACTTGGGCGAGGGTTATCAGGCCAATTATTGGACGCAGGGAAATGACCCCGCCCAAACGTCTGGAGAATGGGGGCACTGGCAACATTTAGGAGCGTGTGATGCAGCTGGGGGAAATGAGCCTCCTACGGTGTCAGTTACGTCTCCTCTTGCCTCTGACGTTATTACACAAGGTGACGCTGTCACTATATCTGCAAGCGCATCAGACGTAGATGGAACGGTTGCCAAGGTGGAGTTTTCTGTTGATGGCGTTGTCGTTGGACAAGCGACACAGGCTCCATATAGTGTGACTTGGACCGCTACCGTTGGTAGCCACCAAATCAGTGCGGTTTCTTATGATGATGCAGGCGCTCAGAGTACAGTCAGTAGCGTGACAATCAATGTCGACTCTGCAAATCCTGACAACATTGCACCTACAGTCGATATCACGCTTTCTACCAATTCGGTTGATGTAGGAAGCCTAGTAACACTTACGGCGAATGCCGCAGATGCGGATGGGTCAGTTGATAAAGTCGACTTTTATGTTGGTGGTAGTTTGGTTGGTACTGCCGCGACTGCGCCTTACACTTTGAATTACACAACGGTGCAAGCTGGCAGTCTTGCGGTGCATGCCGTTGCAACAGACAATCTAGGGGCGAGCACTAATTCAACGCCTGTTACTCTCGTCGTTAACGGTGTACCGCCAGTTGCTAATTGTCGTCCAGACGGTTTATACCAGACACAAGGCGTGAATGTTCCTTACTGTACCGTCTACGATGGCGAAGGTCGTGAGCAGATGGGAGCGGATCACCCGCGTCGCGTGATCGGATATTTCACTAGTTGGCGTGCGGGTGATGACCCACAAGCCTCATACCTCGTCAAAGACATTCCATGGGAACAACTGACTCATATTAATTATGCCTTTGTTGGTATTGGTTCTGATGGGAAAGTGAACTTAGGCGATGTCAACGATCCAAACAACGCGGCGACAAGCAAAGAATGGCCAGGGGTAGATATTGACCCGACACTGGGCTTCAAAGGGCACTTTGGTGCGCTAGCGACTTATAAACAGCGCTATGGAGTTAAAACCCTAATTTCTATTGGGGGCTGGGCTGAAACAGGTGGCCACTTTGATGCCAATGGCAATCGCGTAGCTGATGGTGGTTTCTACACCATGACAACCAATGCGGATGGCTCAATTAACCACGCAGGTATAGAAAAATTCGCCGCTTCAGCCGTTGAAATGATGCGTACCTATAAATTCGATGGTCTGGATATTGACTACGAATATCCGACGTCAATGGCAGGTGCGGGAAATCCTTATGATAAAGCCTTTATGGAGCCGAGACGCCCATATTTGTGGGCTTCCTACCAAGAGTTAATGAAAGTCTTACGTGAAAAACTCGACGCGGCTTCAGCGCAAGACGGTATTCACTACATGCTAACTATTGCGGCTCCATCATCTGGCTATCTATTGCGAGGTATGGAAACCTTTGATGTCACAAAGTATCTCGACTACGTCAACATCATGTCCTACGACCTACATGGTGCATGGAATGATCATGTAGGACACAATGCTGCGTTATTCGATACGGGAGAAGACTCTGAGTTAGCGCAGTGGAATGTCTACGGTACGGCTGCCTACGGTGGTATTGGCTACCTGAACACCGACTGGGCTTACCACTATTTCCGTGGTTCGATGCCAGCAGGCCGCATTAACATTGGTGTTCCATACTACACTCGTGGTTGGCAAGATGTGACAGGTGGGACTAATGGTCTTTGGGGCCGCGCCGCCTTACCGAATCAAGCCCAATGCCCTGAAGGAACAGGGGAAGGCGAGAAGAACAATTGTGGTAATGGTGCGATGGGCATCGATAACATGTGGCATGATAAAGATCCTCAAGGCAACGAAATGGGGGCGGGCTCAGGCCCAATGTGGCATGCTAAAAATCTAGAGAAGGGGATATGGGGTACATACAGCGCTGCTTATGGATTAGATCCTGTTAATGATCCGAGTGATCAACTGGTTGGTGCCTATACAAGACACTATGACAGCGTTGCGGTTGCTCCTTGGTTATGGAACGCACAAAAGAATGTTTTCCTCTCCACTGAAGATGAAGCCTCTGTTTCTGTTAAAGCGGACTACGTCATTAACAAAGAGATCGGTGGCATTATGTTCTGGGAGCTAGCAGGGGACTACAACTGTTATCTGCTTGAGAATGGACAGCGTACCTCTGTCGATTTGACTGAGCAATCCTGTGTCAATGGAACGGGTGAATATCATATGGGTAACACGATGACGAAAGCTATCTACGATAAGTTTAAGTCTGCGACGCCATATGGCAATAAGGTTTCAACAGGTGCAATACCTACCGAGGCTGTTGATATAGCAGTGACGATCGGCGGCTTTAAAGTTGGTGATCAAAACTATCCGATCAACCCTAAAGTAACCTTCACGAACAACACAGGGCAAGCCATTCCTGGCGGGACTGAGTTCCAATTCGATATCCCAGTCTCGGCTCCTGATAATGCTAAAGATCAATCCGGTGGCGGATTAAAAGTCATCGCGTCTGGCCACACAAGAGCGAACAACATTGGTGGTCTTGATGGACCAATGCACAGAGTCGCGTTTAGCTTGCCAAGTTGGAAAGAGCTGCCTGCCGGTGGGACGTACGATCTTGATATGGTCTACTACCTACCTATCTCCGGGCCTGCGAATTACACTGTAAATCTGGGCGGAGTGGATTACGCATTTAAGTTTGAGCAACCAGATTTACCGCTAGCAGACCTCTCTAATGGTGCAAACAACGGCGGAAATAATGGGGGTAACAACGGTGGCAATAATGGAGGCAACTCCGGCACAGTATCAGTATGGGAGCCAGGCGTGACCCAAGCGGTCAATGGAGATACGTACTCATACAATGGTAAGTGTTTCGTTGCCAAGAATAACCCGGGAGCATGGGAATCACCAACCCAGTCAAACTGGTTTTGGGATGAAGTTAATTGCCCTCAGTAA
- a CDS encoding lysoplasmalogenase: MWLLITLTCAIHVWSINQSNRWIFYLSKPTPIFLMSIIVFGSQQAQTTYALWIGVGLVLSCIGDIFLMHPKDKFIQGLSVFLLAHFAYSIAFFSAVDMQVNVWILLTLLAIGTLVYLLLLPNLGRWKLPIAVYSLGILMMAWGTIEHWNSSLGSGAGYAVLGAFIFIVSDVVLAVDRFRSHSAYSRHVVMITYYTAQTLLTLSVVAS; this comes from the coding sequence ATGTGGCTATTAATTACCCTAACGTGCGCAATACACGTATGGAGTATTAACCAAAGCAATCGTTGGATTTTTTATTTATCGAAGCCGACACCGATCTTTCTTATGTCTATTATTGTCTTTGGCAGTCAACAAGCCCAGACAACCTACGCCCTGTGGATTGGCGTTGGCCTAGTCTTATCTTGCATAGGTGACATTTTTTTAATGCACCCAAAAGATAAGTTTATACAAGGTCTTAGCGTTTTTTTACTTGCTCATTTTGCTTATAGCATCGCTTTTTTCAGTGCGGTAGATATGCAAGTTAATGTCTGGATATTGTTAACGCTCCTTGCGATTGGAACGCTGGTCTATCTTCTGTTATTGCCAAACTTAGGCCGTTGGAAACTGCCTATCGCCGTCTATAGCTTAGGAATATTGATGATGGCTTGGGGCACCATCGAGCATTGGAACTCATCTTTAGGCTCTGGGGCGGGTTATGCCGTGTTAGGCGCATTTATTTTCATCGTGTCGGATGTCGTACTAGCAGTGGATCGTTTTCGTAGCCACTCAGCTTACTCACGTCACGTTGTGATGATCACCTATTACACGGCTCAAACCTTGCTGACGTTGTCAGTCGTCGCTTCTTAG
- a CDS encoding iron-containing alcohol dehydrogenase, whose translation MQFSYVNPTQIQFGQGQIQSIQSIIPTEQKVLVIYGGGSIKSNGVYDQVSQALSNHTWSEFAGVEPNPTKETLDKAVALVKQQGIDFILAVGGGSVIDGSKYVAAAAKYDGDGWDIMVGKHQVTEAVPLGAILTLPATGSESNMGAVITKAETHDKLPFMTPHVQPKFAVMDPDVMKTLPEKQLINGIVDAWVHVCEQYLTNQHGAMVQDGYAEALLKNLKVLGAEFAQRDNDQWRANLMWTANQALNGLIGSGVPQDWATHMIGHEFTALWGVDHARSLAIVQPSLLRNQFAVKKTKLEQMGVNVFGLEATDDLAEQTIVAIESFYQSLGVATQFSEYEADKEQAVDSVINQLTQHGMVALGENQAINLEQSRKILDLAIA comes from the coding sequence ATGCAATTTTCATACGTCAACCCAACCCAGATTCAATTTGGTCAAGGTCAGATTCAAAGCATTCAATCCATCATCCCTACCGAGCAAAAAGTACTTGTTATATACGGTGGTGGCTCAATAAAAAGTAATGGTGTTTATGATCAGGTTTCACAAGCTCTGAGCAACCACACTTGGAGTGAATTTGCTGGCGTAGAGCCAAACCCAACAAAAGAAACACTTGATAAAGCCGTGGCTCTAGTCAAGCAACAAGGTATCGACTTCATACTCGCAGTGGGCGGTGGTTCGGTCATCGATGGCTCAAAATATGTCGCAGCCGCGGCGAAATATGATGGTGATGGTTGGGACATTATGGTTGGCAAACATCAAGTGACTGAAGCCGTGCCGCTCGGTGCCATCCTAACCTTACCGGCTACAGGTTCAGAGTCAAACATGGGAGCTGTAATTACCAAAGCAGAAACTCATGACAAACTGCCGTTCATGACACCGCATGTACAGCCTAAGTTTGCGGTCATGGACCCAGATGTAATGAAAACTCTGCCAGAAAAACAGTTAATCAATGGTATCGTCGATGCATGGGTTCACGTCTGCGAGCAATACTTAACCAACCAACACGGCGCTATGGTTCAAGATGGCTACGCAGAAGCGCTGCTTAAAAACTTAAAAGTGTTAGGTGCTGAATTTGCACAGCGCGACAATGATCAGTGGCGTGCAAACTTGATGTGGACAGCGAACCAAGCTCTCAACGGTCTGATTGGCTCTGGCGTTCCGCAAGATTGGGCAACGCATATGATCGGTCACGAATTTACGGCGCTTTGGGGAGTTGATCACGCGCGTTCACTCGCTATTGTTCAGCCTTCTTTGCTACGTAATCAATTTGCTGTTAAGAAGACAAAACTAGAACAGATGGGTGTTAACGTATTTGGTCTAGAAGCAACAGACGATCTTGCTGAGCAAACCATAGTGGCTATCGAATCTTTCTACCAATCGCTAGGTGTCGCCACACAATTTAGCGAATACGAAGCCGATAAAGAGCAGGCCGTTGATTCTGTTATTAATCAACTGACACAACACGGCATGGTTGCACTGGGTGAAAACCAAGCGATCAACTTAGAGCAAAGCCGTAAGATCCTTGACCTTGCTATTGCGTAA